The following coding sequences are from one Lycium ferocissimum isolate CSIRO_LF1 chromosome 3, AGI_CSIRO_Lferr_CH_V1, whole genome shotgun sequence window:
- the LOC132050395 gene encoding putative pentatricopeptide repeat-containing protein At1g12700, mitochondrial → MKRISSSYSHKGISHSCSAIRAYSSWHMSDKFISVKGKLWFNSKIEKVKCLDDAVTLFHQMVIMKPPPSVPVFCKLFNTILNMKHYSAVVSLFREMRKLGIPINVFILNIVINSYCLMHRADCAFSVLPLYLKNGIPFSVVTFSTLLKGIFAENKVKDAVELFKKLVREKICEPDEVTYAIVMNGLSKRGHTQKTFSLLRLMEQGNTKPHIYIYSIVIDALCKDGNLDDAVYLLNEMKQKGIPPDIVTYNSLIDGLCRLGQWEKVKILFSEMVNHNIYPNVRTFNIVIDGLCKEGKVEDAEEVMRHMIEKGVEPDIITYNAIMDGCCLRGELDRARRAFNFMIDRNIEPDIISYNILINGYCKEKKVVEAMQLFREVSEKGSKPDIFTYNTILQGLFKVGRIGDAKKIYSEMLSVGPIPDLYTHGTLLNGYFKCGLFEEAMSIFNKLERKSENANIEFYNVVINGLCKYGEVNKAHAIFEKLSSMGLLPNVRTYNTMITGFCLQGLLDETKDMLRKMEGNGCFPNNVTYNIIVQGFLRCNKISEMTTFMKGMAGRGFSFDATTAELLVNVIRENPSVFDMIPELHMEKMK, encoded by the coding sequence ATGAAGAGAATTTCTTCGAGTTACTCCCACAAGGGCATTTCTCATTCTTGTTCAGCAATTAGAGCTTATTCTTCATGGCATATGAGTGACAAATTCATTTCAGTAAAGGGTAAACTTTGGTTTAATAGCAAGATTGAGAAGGTCAAATGTTTAGATGACGCTGTTACTCTCTTCCATCAAATGGTCATAATGAAGCCTCCTCCTTCAGTTCCCGTCTTCTGTAAATTATTTAACACTATTCTAAATATGAAGCATTACTCTGCTGTTGTTTCTCTTTTCAGAGAAATGCGGAAATTGGGCATCCCAATTAATGTATTCATCTTGAATATTGTGATTAACAGTTATTGCTTGATGCATCGTGCTGATTGTGCATTTTCGGTGTTACCCCTTTACTTAAAGAATGGCATTCCATTTAGTGTTGTCACCTTTAGCACCCTATTAAAGGGAATCTTTGCTGAAAATAAGGTCAAAGATGCAGTtgaattgtttaaaaaattGGTCAGAGAGAAGATTTGTGAGCCCGATGAAGTCACGTATGCAATTGTCATGAATGGGCTTAGCAAAAGGGGCCATACTCAGAAAACTTTTAGTTTGCTCCGGTTAATGGAACAAGGAAACACTAagccccacatatacatctacagtATTGTTATAGATGCCCTCTGCAAAGATGGAAACTTAGATGATGCTGTCTATCTTTTGAACGAGATGAAGCAGAAAGGGATTCCTCCGGACATAGTCACGTATAATTCATTAATTGACGGTTTGTGTAGGCTTGGTCAGTGGGAAAAGGTTAAGATTTTGTTCTCCGAGATGGTGAACCATAATATTTATCCAAATGTGCGTACCTTCAACATAGTGATAGATGGATTAtgcaaagaaggaaaagttgaaGATGCCGAGGAAGTAATGAGACACATGATCGAAAAAGGTGTAGAGCCTGATATAATCACCTACAATGCGATAATGGATGGATGTTGTTTGCGTGGTGAACTGGATAGAGCGAGGAgagcttttaatttcatgataGATAGGAACATTGAGCCTGACATTATTAGCTATAACATACTAATAAATGGATACTGTAAGGAAAAGAAAGTGGTTGAAGCCATGCAATTGTTTCGTGAAGTTTCAGAAAAGGGATCAAAACCTGATATCTTTACCTACAATACTATCTTGCAAGGTCTGTTtaaagttggaagaattggCGATGCCAAAAAAATTTATTCCGAGATGCTATCTGTGGGTCCTATACCTGATTTATACACGCATGGCACTTTGCTCAATGGTTATTTTAAGTGCGGACTTTTTGAAGAGGCTATGTCAATCTTtaataagttggaaagaaagagTGAAAATGCCAATATTGAATTTTATAATGTTGTCATTAATGGATTGTGCAAATATGGTGAAGTCAATAAAGCTCATGCTATTTTTGAGAAGCTTTCTTCAATGGGATTGCTTCCGAATGTGAGAACATACAATACAATGATTACTGGATTTTGTCTACAAGGGTTGTTAGATGAAACTAAAGATATGCTTAGAAAAATGGAGGGCAACGGTTGTTTCCCAAACAATGtcacttataatattattgtgcAAGGATTTCTCAGGTGCAACAAAATTAGTGAAATGACAACTTTTATGAAGGGAATGGCTGGAAGGGGCTTCTCATTTGATGCAACTACAGCTGAGTTACTGGTAAACGTTATAAGGGAGAATCCTTCGGTGTTTGACATGATACCAGAGCTTCATATGGAAAAAATGAAGTGA